A region from the Chthoniobacterales bacterium genome encodes:
- a CDS encoding type II secretion system F family protein yields the protein MKLSLAERSRFYDELGKLLTAGFPFLRAIETMLTARPRFSTRRLLEKFQGLALGGNTITESFSEPRMPFSEMEIALISACERSGQLQRGCDFLTRYYARLDAVRRQIVRRALYPFFILHFGVVLLAVPKFFQGSPASGVLREIGMELGSFYLLAAVLYGVSSMVIKLAMHSSVLDQILGMLPLFGGIHLSLALSRFCTTYQMQLDAGVNVMDSLDTAARASASARIVQGIRASLPEIRAGQAVGPELAKTGALPSELVRSLVIGEQTGALDAELLRAAGDYEAKALRGIESFGDWMPKAIYFVIVIFLAWNIISAAKKSTEQLNQLIDTEQ from the coding sequence ATGAAACTCTCTCTCGCCGAACGCAGCCGGTTCTACGATGAGCTGGGAAAATTGCTGACGGCGGGGTTCCCTTTTCTGCGGGCGATCGAGACGATGCTGACGGCGCGGCCAAGGTTTTCCACACGCCGGCTTTTAGAGAAATTCCAAGGGCTCGCCTTGGGTGGCAACACAATCACGGAGAGTTTTTCGGAGCCGCGAATGCCCTTTTCGGAGATGGAGATCGCGCTGATCTCCGCGTGCGAACGCAGCGGTCAACTCCAGCGGGGATGCGATTTTCTGACGCGTTATTATGCGCGGCTCGATGCGGTGCGGCGGCAGATCGTTCGCCGGGCATTGTATCCGTTTTTCATACTGCACTTCGGCGTCGTCTTGCTGGCGGTGCCGAAGTTTTTTCAAGGCAGCCCGGCGAGTGGAGTTTTGCGCGAGATTGGAATGGAACTCGGCTCGTTTTATTTGCTCGCCGCCGTGCTTTACGGCGTGTCGTCCATGGTGATCAAACTCGCCATGCACTCGTCGGTGCTCGACCAAATCCTGGGAATGCTGCCGCTCTTCGGAGGCATCCACCTCTCGCTGGCGCTCTCGCGGTTTTGCACCACCTATCAGATGCAACTCGACGCCGGCGTCAACGTCATGGACAGCCTCGACACCGCCGCCCGTGCGTCTGCCAGCGCTCGCATCGTTCAAGGAATTCGGGCCAGTTTGCCAGAGATTCGTGCCGGTCAGGCGGTCGGCCCCGAGCTGGCGAAAACCGGCGCGCTGCCATCGGAGTTAGTGCGCAGTCTGGTCATCGGCGAACAGACGGGCGCGCTCGATGCGGAGCTGCTCCGGGCTGCGGGCGACTACGAGGCCAAAGCCCTGCGCGGCATCGAAAGCTTCGGCGACTGGATGCCAAAAGCGATCTACTTCGTGATCGTGATCTTCCTCGCTTGGAACATTATTTCTGCCGCGAAAAAGTCCACGGAGCAGCTCAACCAGTTGATCGATACCGAGCAATAG
- the lpxA gene encoding acyl-ACP--UDP-N-acetylglucosamine O-acyltransferase — protein sequence MGKIHPTAIISPSATIGVGTEIGPYCIIGDGVIIGENCWLQHHVTIMGPSKIGSGNTFYSYACIGQRSQDLKYSAEPTHLEIGDRNTFREFSTVHRATAPGSVTKVGNDGNFLSYSHIAHDCVVGDHVIFSNNGTIAGHVIVGDYANIGGLTAIHQFCRVGAHAITGGCSKIVQDVPPFFIADGNPAEVRGVNAVGLERRGYTPEQLKTLKESYRLLYRSKLNVKQATAELETQYGHTAEGRILIDFIAASQRGIIR from the coding sequence ATGGGAAAAATTCATCCAACGGCCATCATCAGCCCGTCGGCCACCATCGGGGTCGGGACGGAAATCGGGCCGTATTGCATCATCGGCGACGGGGTCATTATCGGAGAAAACTGCTGGCTGCAACATCACGTGACGATCATGGGCCCGAGTAAAATCGGGAGTGGAAACACCTTTTATTCCTACGCCTGCATCGGCCAGCGCTCGCAGGATCTCAAATACAGCGCCGAGCCGACGCATCTGGAAATCGGCGACCGGAATACTTTTCGCGAGTTCAGTACCGTCCATCGCGCGACCGCTCCGGGCAGCGTGACCAAGGTCGGCAACGATGGAAATTTTCTGAGTTACAGTCATATCGCGCACGATTGCGTCGTGGGCGATCACGTCATTTTTTCCAATAACGGCACCATCGCCGGGCATGTGATTGTGGGTGATTACGCGAACATCGGCGGGCTGACGGCGATTCATCAATTTTGCCGTGTTGGTGCACATGCGATCACCGGCGGCTGCTCGAAAATCGTCCAGGACGTGCCACCGTTTTTCATCGCCGACGGCAACCCGGCGGAAGTGCGCGGCGTGAATGCAGTAGGACTCGAACGTCGCGGCTACACGCCAGAGCAGCTGAAGACGCTCAAGGAATCCTACCGCCTGCTTTACCGGTCGAAACTGAATGTCAAACAGGCCACCGCCGAGCTGGAAACGCAATATGGCCACACGGCTGAGGGGCGCATCCTGATCGATTTCATCGCGGCGAGTCAGCGAGGAATCATTCGCTAA
- a CDS encoding bifunctional UDP-3-O-[3-hydroxymyristoyl] N-acetylglucosamine deacetylase/3-hydroxyacyl-ACP dehydratase codes for MPSSDSVFQATLASSASLAGSSLHTGEKVTLTIQPAPPGHGFKFKRTDLPDGPTVDAKVENVKFVERATTLAEGNVKVHTVEHVLSALVGMGVDNALIEMDANEPAIGDGSARPFVELIKKAGIVEQDVRRSEFWVREPIHIETKSGSLLTIVPDDKFRISCTNVGPEGRFTQFYSTEITPAIYEKEIASARTFVFYEDVQQLMEKGLIKGGSLENAIVVRGDAVLSKEPLRFQEEFVRHKILDIVGDLALSGQRLRGHIIAIKPGHGPNAELAKAISKRAAELVALTPPTVIPRGDDGMGIKEVMATLPHRYPFLMVDRIVGFTGETKCTGIKSVTINEPYFQGHFPGHPVMPGVLQVEAMAQVASILLKKITGDGRIGYFMSADKVKWRKPVMPGDTLFIEAELLKARRNIGKAACRCLVNNEVVSEGELMFGFIDV; via the coding sequence ATGCCTTCTTCCGACTCCGTATTCCAAGCGACCCTGGCCAGCAGCGCCTCCCTCGCCGGCTCGTCCCTGCACACCGGCGAAAAAGTCACGCTAACCATCCAGCCCGCGCCTCCGGGGCACGGGTTTAAGTTTAAGCGCACCGATTTGCCCGATGGGCCGACCGTGGACGCCAAAGTCGAAAATGTGAAATTTGTCGAGCGCGCCACCACGCTGGCCGAGGGAAATGTGAAAGTCCACACCGTCGAGCACGTCCTCTCCGCCCTCGTCGGCATGGGCGTGGACAACGCGCTCATCGAGATGGACGCCAACGAGCCCGCCATCGGCGACGGCAGTGCGCGGCCTTTCGTGGAGTTGATCAAGAAGGCAGGCATCGTCGAACAGGACGTGCGCCGCAGCGAATTCTGGGTGCGCGAGCCGATCCATATTGAAACCAAGAGCGGCTCGCTCCTGACCATTGTGCCAGACGACAAATTTCGGATTTCCTGCACGAACGTCGGACCTGAGGGACGGTTTACCCAGTTTTACAGCACGGAGATTACGCCGGCGATTTACGAGAAGGAAATCGCCTCGGCGCGGACGTTTGTTTTCTACGAGGACGTGCAGCAACTGATGGAAAAGGGGCTGATCAAGGGCGGCAGTCTGGAAAACGCGATCGTCGTGCGCGGCGACGCCGTTCTCAGCAAGGAGCCACTGCGTTTCCAGGAAGAATTTGTCCGTCACAAGATCCTCGACATCGTGGGCGATCTCGCCCTTTCCGGGCAGCGCCTGCGGGGTCACATCATTGCGATCAAACCCGGCCACGGCCCGAACGCGGAACTCGCCAAAGCCATCTCGAAACGCGCTGCAGAGCTGGTCGCGCTCACGCCGCCCACGGTCATCCCGCGCGGCGACGACGGCATGGGAATCAAGGAAGTGATGGCCACGCTGCCGCATCGTTATCCGTTTCTCATGGTGGACCGCATCGTCGGCTTCACCGGCGAAACCAAGTGCACCGGCATCAAATCCGTCACCATTAACGAGCCGTATTTCCAAGGACATTTTCCGGGGCATCCGGTCATGCCCGGCGTGTTGCAAGTCGAGGCGATGGCGCAAGTGGCGAGTATTTTGCTCAAAAAAATAACCGGCGACGGTCGCATCGGCTATTTCATGAGCGCGGACAAGGTGAAATGGCGCAAGCCCGTCATGCCCGGCGACACGCTTTTCATCGAGGCGGAACTGCTCAAGGCCCGGCGCAACATCGGCAAGGCCGCCTGCCGCTGCCTGGTGAACAACGAAGTCGTGAGCGAAGGCGAGCTGATGTTCGGCTTTATCGACGTCTGA
- the rimO gene encoding 30S ribosomal protein S12 methylthiotransferase RimO — MNAILIDPSSPAAAAPKVGMISLGCAKNLVDAELMLGSILANGMEVTSDADEADVLIVNTCSFIDSAKEESIEAILEAHEARGMKRRPGQKLIVSGCMAQRFSKELSGEMPEVDAFMGLDQVAQAGDIVAQVLARPRIAVESNPTLTDESWQPLNLVTRKPVYIPDYDTPRFRLTPSHSAYVKIAEGCNHPCSFCVIPQMRGKHRSRSIHSVVTEIQNLVAEGVKEFNLISQDTTYYGMDLWEQKAGPTQPVDSQRGVSLVHLLEAIDQIEGDFWVRLLYTHPAHWSDELIATIARSRHVARYIDMPLQHIHPEMLLTMRRETTSQHIIDLIARIRAGIPGIAIRTTFIVGFPGETEEHFESLLNFIRDTRFERLGIFTYSQEEGSRAAKMENQIPLKVRQARYRKAMKLQQRIAGEIAAANIGRTIRAIVDSPLVARSEADAPDVDARILLTAPATVGAMVEVKITGTQVYDLVGEVI; from the coding sequence ATGAACGCCATCCTCATCGACCCTTCCTCCCCTGCTGCCGCCGCCCCGAAGGTGGGAATGATTTCCCTCGGCTGCGCCAAAAACCTCGTCGATGCGGAACTCATGCTCGGCAGCATCCTTGCCAATGGCATGGAAGTCACCTCCGACGCCGACGAGGCCGACGTGCTCATCGTCAACACCTGCTCCTTCATCGACTCAGCCAAGGAGGAATCCATCGAGGCCATCCTCGAGGCGCACGAGGCCCGCGGAATGAAACGCCGTCCCGGCCAGAAACTCATCGTCAGCGGTTGCATGGCCCAGCGTTTCTCCAAGGAACTCAGCGGCGAAATGCCCGAAGTCGATGCCTTCATGGGCCTCGACCAGGTCGCCCAGGCCGGGGACATCGTTGCCCAAGTCCTCGCGCGGCCTCGTATTGCAGTCGAATCCAATCCCACTCTCACCGACGAAAGCTGGCAACCGCTCAACCTCGTCACCCGCAAGCCCGTTTACATCCCCGACTACGACACGCCGCGCTTCCGCCTCACCCCGTCGCATTCGGCTTACGTCAAAATCGCCGAGGGCTGCAATCACCCGTGCTCCTTCTGCGTCATCCCCCAGATGCGCGGCAAACACCGCTCCCGCTCCATCCATAGCGTCGTCACCGAGATCCAAAACCTCGTCGCCGAAGGCGTGAAAGAGTTCAATCTCATCAGCCAGGACACCACCTACTACGGCATGGATCTCTGGGAACAAAAAGCTGGCCCCACCCAGCCCGTCGATTCGCAACGAGGCGTCTCGCTCGTTCATTTGCTCGAAGCCATCGACCAGATCGAAGGCGATTTCTGGGTTCGCCTCCTCTACACCCACCCGGCGCATTGGAGCGACGAACTCATCGCCACCATCGCCCGCTCCCGGCACGTCGCCCGCTATATCGACATGCCGTTGCAACACATCCACCCCGAGATGTTGCTCACCATGCGGCGCGAAACCACCAGCCAGCACATCATCGACCTCATCGCCCGCATTCGCGCCGGCATCCCTGGCATCGCCATTCGCACCACCTTCATCGTCGGCTTCCCCGGCGAGACGGAGGAACACTTCGAGTCCCTCCTCAACTTCATCCGCGACACCCGTTTCGAGCGCCTCGGCATCTTCACCTACAGTCAGGAGGAAGGCTCCCGCGCCGCGAAAATGGAAAATCAGATTCCGCTCAAAGTCCGCCAGGCCCGCTACCGCAAAGCGATGAAACTCCAGCAGCGCATCGCCGGTGAGATCGCCGCCGCCAACATCGGCCGCACCATTCGCGCCATCGTCGATAGCCCGCTCGTGGCCCGCAGCGAAGCCGACGCCCCCGACGTGGACGCCCGCATCCTCCTCACTGCCCCCGCCACGGTCGGCGCGATGGTCGAAGTCAAAATCACCGGCACCCAAGTGTACGACCTCGTCGGCGAAGTCATCTAA
- a CDS encoding helix-turn-helix domain-containing protein, with product MQWLFTERYFDIQLQLPWKTPLPLPPPFRQPRSICCHSRRLPRLWGDATRWRMIAELAKGEPLMVSELATRLGRSPGLISKHIARLREAGLVEVGRARLYNIPSRFLRTPGVADYGHCQIPAAQKAD from the coding sequence GTGCAATGGCTCTTTACGGAGCGTTATTTCGACATTCAACTGCAACTCCCATGGAAAACTCCCCTGCCCCTGCCACCGCCGTTTCGACAGCCCCGCTCGATCTGCTGTCACTCGAGACGTTTGCCCCGGCTCTGGGGCGATGCCACGCGCTGGCGGATGATTGCCGAACTCGCGAAAGGCGAGCCGCTGATGGTGAGCGAACTGGCCACGCGGCTGGGGCGTTCGCCCGGTTTGATCTCGAAACATATCGCCCGATTGCGCGAGGCGGGTCTCGTGGAAGTGGGCCGGGCACGGTTGTATAACATTCCATCGCGATTTCTCCGGACGCCCGGCGTGGCGGATTACGGCCATTGCCAAATTCCCGCAGCGCAGAAGGCTGATTGA